One Saimiri boliviensis isolate mSaiBol1 chromosome 17, mSaiBol1.pri, whole genome shotgun sequence genomic window carries:
- the PIMREG gene encoding protein PIMREG, with product MASRWQSMGTSVRRRSLRHQEQLEDSKELQPVASRQETSSRALGSLCRQFQRRLPLKAVNLNLRAGPSWKRLETPEPGQQGLQAAARSAKSALGAMSQRIQESCQSGTKWLVETQVKARRRKRGPQKGSGSPTHSLSQKSTRLSGAALAHSPADHWEEHHCLSARMGSCAHPFWRSRWEAAFRSPCSSTEPLCSPSESDNDLEPVGAGIQHLQKLSQELDEAIMAEDSGDIVSLIHG from the exons ATGGCTTCTCGGTGGCAGAGCATGGGGACCTCCGTGCGCCGGAGATCTCTCCGGCACCAGGAGCAGCTGGAGGACAGCAAGGAGCTGCAGCCTGTGGCCAGCCGTCAGGAGACCTCCTCCAGGGCCCTGGGGTCCCTGTGCAGACAGTTCCAAAGGAGGCTGCCCCTGAAAGCCGTCAACCTCAACCTCCGCGCAGGCCCCTCCTGGAAACGCCTGGAAACCCCAGAGCCAGGGCAGCAGGGCCTCCAGGCAGCAGCTCGCTCAGCTAAGAGTGCCTTGGGTGCCATGTCCCAG AGAATCCAGGAGTCCTGCCAAAGTGGCACCAAGTGGCTGGTGGAGACCCAGGTGAaggccaggaggaggaagagagggccaCAGAAGGGCAGTGGCTCCCCAACTCACAGCCTGAGCCAGAAGAGCACCCGGCTGTCTGGAGCCGCCCTTGCCCACTCACCCGCAGACCACTGGGAGGAGCATCACTGCCTCTCTGCCCGGATGGGCTCATGTGCCCACCCATTCTGGCGGTCGAGGTGGGAGGCAGCCTTCCGGAGCCCCTGCTCCTCTACAGAGCCCCTCTGCTCTCCCAG tgaGTCTGACAATGACCTAGAGCCGGTGGGGGCGGGAATTCAGCACCTTCAGAAGCTGTCCCAAGAGCTAGATGAAgccatcatggcagaagacag